One genomic region from Streptomyces sp. NBC_01304 encodes:
- a CDS encoding IS110 family transposase: MIYCGIDWAERTHDVALVNDTGELLAKRHITDDAAGYKILVDLLAEYGDTEEEPIPVAIETSRGLLVAVLRQGKRQIFAINPMAAARYRDRHSVSRKKSDPGDALVLANVLRTDMHAHRPLPNDSDLARAIAVLARAQQDATWNRQQMANQLRSLLREYYPAALDAFATWTNGLCRPEARELLKVAPTPARAARLSRSQISAALKRAGRKRGIEAEAERLREALRADWAHQPPLVEDALGKQTLALLGQLDAACTAANDLAKAVEEAFPQHPDAEVILSFPGLGVQLGARVLAEIGDDHNRFADARGLKAYAGASPITRASGKKSSITRRRIKNDRLNHAGYLWAFAAPNGSPGAKAHYRRRRDHGDWHASALRNLFNRLLGQLFHCLQKHEPFDEQMAFPTPLAAAA, encoded by the coding sequence TTGATCTACTGCGGAATCGACTGGGCGGAACGGACACATGACGTCGCCCTGGTCAACGACACCGGCGAGTTACTGGCCAAGCGGCACATCACTGATGACGCCGCTGGCTACAAGATCTTGGTGGACCTGCTCGCCGAGTACGGCGACACCGAAGAGGAACCGATCCCGGTCGCCATCGAGACTTCCCGCGGCCTGCTGGTCGCAGTGCTGCGGCAGGGCAAGCGGCAGATCTTCGCGATCAACCCGATGGCCGCGGCCCGCTACCGCGACCGGCACAGCGTCTCGCGCAAGAAGTCCGACCCAGGCGACGCCCTCGTCCTCGCCAACGTGCTGCGGACCGACATGCACGCCCACCGCCCTCTGCCCAACGACAGCGACCTGGCCCGCGCCATCGCAGTCCTGGCCCGCGCCCAGCAGGACGCGACGTGGAACCGCCAGCAGATGGCGAACCAACTTCGCTCACTGCTCCGCGAGTACTACCCCGCCGCCCTGGACGCCTTCGCCACCTGGACCAACGGCCTCTGCCGCCCAGAGGCCCGCGAACTCCTCAAAGTCGCCCCCACTCCTGCCAGGGCTGCCCGGTTGAGCCGCTCACAGATCAGTGCGGCACTCAAGCGGGCCGGCCGCAAGCGTGGCATCGAGGCCGAGGCCGAGCGACTCCGTGAGGCCCTCCGCGCTGACTGGGCCCACCAGCCGCCGCTGGTCGAAGACGCACTCGGCAAGCAGACGCTCGCTCTCCTGGGCCAACTGGACGCCGCCTGCACGGCCGCCAATGACCTGGCGAAGGCGGTGGAGGAGGCTTTCCCTCAGCACCCGGACGCTGAAGTGATCTTGAGCTTCCCGGGTCTCGGCGTCCAGCTCGGCGCCCGGGTGCTGGCCGAGATCGGCGACGACCACAATCGGTTCGCCGATGCCCGCGGGCTGAAGGCGTACGCGGGTGCCTCACCCATCACCAGGGCCTCCGGCAAGAAGTCCAGCATCACCCGACGCCGGATCAAGAACGACCGCCTCAACCACGCTGGCTACCTCTGGGCCTTCGCGGCCCCGAACGGCTCCCCTGGCGCCAAGGCTCACTACCGTCGACGCCGCGACCACGGCGACTGGCACGCGTCGGCCCTCCGAAACCTCTTCAACCGCCTGCTCGGCCAGCTCTTCCACTGCCTGCAGAAGCACGAGCCGTTCGACGAACAAATGGCGTTCCCCACTCCACTTGCTGCTGCGGCTTGA
- the ligA gene encoding NAD-dependent DNA ligase LigA: MTNMRVIPDAAAYGQAVEDAVKAAAAYYAGGDSALDDDAYDRLLREIAVYEEAHPEQVLPESPSGKVAGGAAVGDVPHTVAMLSLDNVFSAEQFASWTASVERRIGRPVTAWSVEPKLDGLAIAARYRDGRLTQLITRGDGTAGEDVSHGIGIIEGLPQQLAEPLTLEVRGEVLMTTAQFEQANTVRTEHGGDPFANPRSAAAGSLRAKDRAYTVAMTFFGYGMLPLADTPDALAERLRSAPHSELMHRVGELGVHTADATDVPGRTVPTPAEVQNRIEEIAGLRAALPFGIDGIVIKADLAADQQEAGFGSRAPRWAIAYKLPAVEKITTLIAVEWNVGRTGVIAPRAELAPVEIDGSTVSYATLHNPADITRRDLRLGDQVMVYKAGDIIPRIEAPVAHLRTGNEQPITFPETCPQCGSGIDTSEQRWRCERGRNCHLVAALTYAAGRDQLDIEGLGASRVVQLVEGGLVSDIADLFTLTAEQLLALERMGSTSTDNLLTAIEQAKTQPLNRVLCALGVRGTGRSMSRRIARHFATMDAIRGADADAMQQVEGIGSEKAPVIVAELTELADVIDKLVSAGVNMTEPGATPPAADGEGQDEPATTAGPLDGMTVVVTGAMTGQLESLSRNQMNELIERAGGKSSSSVSKRTSLVVAGEGAGSKRAKAEDLGVTLTTPDDFATLVADLLP; the protein is encoded by the coding sequence ATGACGAACATGCGGGTGATTCCCGATGCCGCGGCGTACGGGCAGGCTGTCGAGGATGCGGTGAAGGCTGCGGCCGCGTACTACGCGGGCGGCGACAGCGCCTTGGACGACGACGCCTACGACCGTTTGCTGCGGGAGATCGCCGTGTACGAGGAGGCCCATCCGGAACAGGTGCTTCCTGAATCGCCGAGTGGGAAGGTCGCCGGCGGCGCCGCGGTGGGCGATGTGCCGCACACGGTGGCGATGCTGTCCCTGGACAACGTGTTCTCCGCCGAGCAGTTCGCCTCCTGGACCGCCTCCGTGGAGCGCCGCATCGGCCGGCCCGTGACCGCGTGGAGCGTGGAGCCCAAACTCGACGGGCTCGCCATCGCGGCCCGCTACCGCGACGGCCGGCTCACGCAGCTGATCACCCGCGGCGATGGCACCGCCGGTGAGGACGTCTCGCACGGCATCGGCATCATCGAAGGCCTGCCACAGCAGCTTGCCGAGCCGCTCACCTTGGAGGTGCGCGGCGAAGTCCTCATGACCACCGCCCAGTTCGAGCAGGCCAACACCGTGCGCACCGAACACGGCGGTGATCCGTTCGCGAACCCGCGCAGTGCCGCGGCCGGCAGCCTGCGCGCCAAAGACCGCGCCTACACCGTGGCGATGACCTTCTTCGGTTACGGCATGCTCCCGCTCGCCGACACCCCTGATGCCCTGGCCGAACGGCTACGCAGCGCGCCGCACAGCGAGCTGATGCACCGGGTCGGCGAGCTCGGGGTGCACACCGCGGACGCCACCGACGTGCCCGGCCGCACGGTGCCCACCCCGGCCGAAGTGCAGAACCGCATCGAGGAAATCGCCGGCTTGCGGGCCGCGTTGCCGTTCGGCATCGACGGCATCGTCATCAAAGCCGACCTAGCCGCCGATCAGCAGGAAGCCGGCTTCGGCAGCCGCGCTCCGCGCTGGGCGATCGCCTACAAACTCCCCGCCGTCGAAAAGATCACCACGCTGATCGCCGTCGAATGGAACGTCGGGCGCACCGGTGTCATCGCCCCACGCGCTGAACTCGCGCCGGTCGAAATCGACGGCTCCACCGTCAGCTACGCGACCCTGCACAACCCCGCCGACATCACCCGACGCGACCTGCGCCTCGGCGACCAGGTCATGGTCTACAAGGCCGGCGACATCATCCCGCGCATCGAAGCCCCCGTCGCCCACCTGCGCACCGGCAACGAGCAGCCGATCACCTTCCCCGAGACCTGCCCGCAGTGTGGCTCCGGCATCGACACCAGCGAGCAGCGCTGGCGCTGTGAACGCGGCCGCAACTGCCACCTCGTCGCGGCCCTCACCTACGCCGCCGGCCGCGACCAGCTCGACATCGAAGGCCTGGGCGCCTCCCGCGTGGTCCAGCTCGTCGAGGGGGGCTTGGTCTCTGACATCGCCGACCTGTTCACCCTGACCGCCGAGCAGCTGCTCGCCCTGGAACGGATGGGATCCACCAGCACCGACAACCTCCTCACCGCGATCGAGCAGGCCAAAACGCAGCCGTTGAACCGGGTGCTGTGCGCGCTCGGGGTGCGCGGCACCGGACGGTCCATGTCCCGCCGCATCGCCCGCCACTTCGCCACCATGGACGCGATCCGAGGCGCCGACGCCGATGCCATGCAGCAGGTCGAGGGCATCGGCTCGGAGAAGGCACCAGTGATCGTCGCCGAGCTCACCGAACTCGCCGACGTCATCGACAAACTTGTCTCCGCCGGGGTGAACATGACCGAACCCGGCGCCACCCCACCGGCCGCAGACGGCGAAGGCCAGGACGAACCCGCCACGACGGCAGGCCCGTTGGACGGGATGACCGTAGTCGTCACCGGTGCCATGACCGGTCAACTGGAGTCCCTCAGCCGTAACCAGATGAACGAGCTCATCGAGCGGGCGGGCGGCAAGTCCTCCTCCAGCGTCTCCAAGCGCACCTCGCTGGTCGTGGCGGGGGAAGGCGCGGGATCCAAGCGCGCCAAGGCCGAAGACCTCGGCGTCACCCTCACCACCCCCGACGACTTCGCCACCCTGGTGGCCGATCTCCTGCCCTGA
- a CDS encoding VOC family protein: MTVRRVVPNIQSEAAQESREFYGLLGFEEVMNHGWIMTLASPSTPAAQISVMTSDKTAPVTPDMSVEVDDVDAAYAVMRESGAEIVHPLQDEEWGVRRFFVRDPSGRVVNVLGHR, encoded by the coding sequence ATGACCGTTCGCCGTGTCGTGCCCAACATCCAGTCGGAGGCCGCGCAGGAAAGCCGGGAGTTCTATGGCCTGCTGGGCTTCGAGGAGGTCATGAACCACGGCTGGATCATGACGCTCGCCTCTCCGTCCACCCCGGCAGCGCAGATCAGCGTCATGACCAGTGACAAGACCGCGCCTGTCACCCCCGATATGAGCGTCGAAGTGGACGACGTGGATGCGGCCTATGCGGTGATGCGGGAGAGCGGTGCGGAGATCGTGCACCCCTTGCAGGATGAGGAGTGGGGCGTGCGGCGGTTCTTCGTCCGCGACCCCAGCGGACGGGTGGTCAACGTGCTGGGCCACCGCTGA
- a CDS encoding D-hexose-6-phosphate mutarotase, with product MNDAFSTVLALPVIERLSASLTRRRLGDLSIVVVDHPCVRGAVSLQGGQLVAWQPTGSEPLLWLGELNTWRAGTPVRGGVPLCWPWFGTVAKPSHGFARLLDWDLTAHDDIEDKVGLTLELKSSESTRRMWPHEFTLRTRITLGAACDIAVEAHGDYTSTAALHTYLSIGALGQAEVSGLGTQFRDNLLATDRADAAGAVTPEDHIERVYTHPERLSVLADQARGQTLEITHHEASDVVVWNPGAELSASMVDLTDEDYRHFLCVETARINSPLESTAERPSRLGLTLRLLPNT from the coding sequence ATGAACGATGCGTTCTCTACTGTCCTTGCCCTGCCTGTCATCGAACGGTTGTCGGCATCGCTGACCCGCCGCCGGCTCGGTGACCTCTCGATCGTGGTCGTCGACCACCCGTGCGTCAGGGGCGCGGTCAGCCTCCAGGGCGGCCAGCTGGTTGCCTGGCAACCGACGGGATCCGAACCGCTCTTGTGGCTGGGCGAGCTGAACACGTGGCGGGCGGGGACGCCCGTGCGGGGCGGTGTGCCCCTGTGCTGGCCGTGGTTCGGCACGGTCGCAAAGCCGTCGCACGGGTTCGCCCGCCTCCTTGATTGGGATCTCACGGCGCACGACGACATCGAGGACAAGGTCGGCCTGACGCTGGAGCTCAAGAGCTCGGAATCGACGCGTCGTATGTGGCCGCACGAGTTCACGCTGCGCACTCGAATCACGCTCGGCGCGGCGTGCGACATTGCGGTCGAGGCGCACGGTGACTACACCAGCACAGCTGCCCTGCACACCTACCTGTCGATCGGCGCCCTCGGCCAGGCGGAGGTCTCCGGTCTCGGTACGCAGTTTCGCGACAACCTTCTTGCGACGGACCGGGCCGATGCCGCCGGCGCGGTGACGCCCGAGGATCACATTGAGCGGGTCTACACACATCCCGAGAGGCTCAGCGTCCTCGCGGACCAGGCCCGCGGCCAGACCCTTGAGATCACGCACCACGAGGCGAGCGACGTCGTCGTCTGGAATCCCGGCGCAGAACTGTCCGCCTCCATGGTCGACCTCACGGACGAGGACTACCGCCACTTCCTGTGCGTGGAGACCGCACGCATCAACTCCCCGCTGGAGAGTACGGCCGAACGGCCCAGCCGACTGGGCCTCACCCTGCGTCTCCTGCCGAACACCTGA
- a CDS encoding DUF4232 domain-containing protein, translating to MHSARKTWKSYALGAAAVATILTSTACDPSGDSDASGTPADTPSATASAKPTGDAKPSGDAKPSEGGNSGGNSSGGNGAGGADADGPGTDVPQCNSDSLQMSIAEKNPNGTVPLLLVTAKNVSDEACWAWIAEASFDDHPAAMVEEKTLPKSTVVLKPGKSAYAGISTGDISEENGKGFDPSSVAIGMGYASEGDEPVVEGPWVTLELPASVKWYSDNTAKVTYWQQTESAALNW from the coding sequence ATGCATTCAGCTCGCAAGACCTGGAAGTCGTACGCTCTCGGCGCGGCGGCCGTCGCCACGATCCTGACGTCCACCGCCTGCGACCCGAGCGGCGACAGCGACGCGTCCGGCACCCCTGCCGACACGCCGTCCGCGACCGCTTCCGCCAAGCCCACGGGCGACGCCAAGCCGAGCGGCGACGCCAAGCCCAGCGAGGGCGGGAACAGCGGCGGCAACTCCAGTGGCGGGAACGGCGCCGGTGGCGCCGACGCCGACGGTCCCGGCACCGACGTCCCGCAGTGCAACAGCGACAGCCTGCAGATGAGCATCGCGGAGAAGAACCCCAACGGCACGGTTCCGCTGCTGCTCGTCACCGCCAAGAACGTCAGCGACGAGGCCTGCTGGGCCTGGATCGCCGAGGCGTCCTTCGACGACCATCCCGCGGCGATGGTCGAGGAGAAGACCCTGCCGAAGTCCACGGTCGTGCTCAAGCCCGGCAAGTCGGCCTACGCCGGGATCTCCACCGGGGACATCAGCGAGGAGAACGGCAAGGGCTTCGACCCGTCCTCGGTGGCCATCGGCATGGGTTACGCCAGCGAGGGCGATGAGCCCGTTGTCGAGGGCCCCTGGGTCACCCTTGAGCTGCCGGCGTCGGTGAAGTGGTACAGCGACAACACGGCCAAGGTCACCTACTGGCAGCAGACCGAGTCCGCCGCGCTCAACTGGTAG
- a CDS encoding transposase produces MSGGEGPQAVSTDTLGLLLAVHVVAANIQDRDVAKRSLLWTRLDHPGVQKIWADQGFAGRLVEWTSTVLGRELEIVRKAPGQRGFQVQSKRWAVERTLSWITSHRRLARDYETSPAPVRDHDPLGDDRHHGPSNHSRPTSLTPRTPSPLVRAWPATASVEVSGWIRTWATVATRIQVSPRAPGATRISKTWGGMTPPSTACPSS; encoded by the coding sequence ATGTCGGGAGGTGAAGGGCCGCAAGCGGTCAGCACGGACACCCTCGGCTTGCTTCTGGCGGTCCACGTGGTCGCAGCGAACATCCAGGACCGCGACGTCGCGAAGCGTTCGTTGTTGTGGACCCGCCTGGACCACCCGGGCGTGCAGAAGATCTGGGCCGATCAAGGCTTCGCCGGACGCCTCGTGGAGTGGACCAGTACCGTCCTCGGCCGCGAGCTAGAGATCGTGCGCAAGGCTCCGGGCCAGCGCGGTTTCCAGGTCCAGTCGAAGCGGTGGGCCGTCGAGCGCACACTCTCGTGGATCACCTCCCACCGGCGCCTGGCCCGCGACTACGAAACCAGTCCGGCCCCGGTCCGAGACCATGATCCGCTGGGCGATGATCGGCATCATGGTCCGTCGAACCACTCGAGGCCGACCAGCCTCACGCCCAGGACCCCGTCCCCTCTCGTCCGCGCCTGGCCTGCGACTGCTTCCGTTGAGGTGTCTGGTTGGATTCGGACATGGGCAACGGTAGCCACGAGGATTCAGGTCTCTCCAAGAGCACCTGGAGCGACGCGGATTTCGAAAACATGGGGTGGCATGACGCCACCGTCCACGGCTTGTCCGTCCAGCTGA
- a CDS encoding transposase encodes MAGEAVEPWVSGSESGYPSDLTDGQWVLIEPLLPAARVGPKGGRREKHPRRRIVDAIFYVVRTGCAWRQLPKGFPPWPTV; translated from the coding sequence GTGGCTGGAGAGGCCGTTGAGCCTTGGGTGAGTGGTTCCGAGAGCGGGTACCCGTCGGATCTGACGGATGGGCAGTGGGTGTTGATCGAGCCGTTGCTGCCAGCGGCGAGGGTGGGGCCGAAGGGCGGGCGGCGAGAGAAGCACCCACGGCGGCGGATCGTGGACGCGATCTTCTACGTGGTGCGGACCGGGTGTGCCTGGCGGCAGTTACCGAAGGGCTTTCCGCCCTGGCCGACGGTGTAG